Part of the Vigna angularis cultivar LongXiaoDou No.4 chromosome 1, ASM1680809v1, whole genome shotgun sequence genome, attttatcattcttctttttatatCCTCTTTCAATTTTACGAGGTTGTTAGTTACTAAAGAACCGTCTATTTTTCCGTTCAATGAATTGGATAACGTGGCTTACAAAACATGTTGTCTGGTCCTATATGTTTTTGGAGGATGTAATAACAACTCAATTTAAATAGATTTCctcatttcttaaaaaataaatataaatccaaaataatataaGGAGAGAGCAAAAGGGCAAATCATAGTTCATCCTAATTCGACACGTTATGGACATGCAGGTTTgctaaaaagatatttatttctAACTACTGAAAGTGAAATTAGTGTTTATTATTCCTCCTAAACGCTTCACAACTTCTCATTGCACAAACTAGATCACCATATCCTTCTCACTTTGAAACAaaagcttaaaaaaaatacttactttcataaaaaaaactattttctgTTCCCAATTCCCGTCAACAAAATCAACAATTATCCTATTACTATTGTGGCtctttacataaataatttttaaattaactttccATAAACATACCAATTAAGGtaaacatattcatctcatttCATCAAGTACCTTTTACCTACTGCCAAGGGCAAATTTATTTCCCACAAATTTCGTCCTCCTAAATCTGCTCCTTATGCTTATGCATATGCAGTTTTTGTAACTGTTCAAAcagtaatatatttttctttctttaaaatattttgaaatattaattttaaattatttactaatttaataagttttatatccatcttactaaaataaatgtaattttagtCTTTcgtgaatataaaaatatgtatttttaataaacatattaatctttttatttaaactaaaatcgACATTCTAAAACacttttagaaaaacaaaacataagttATCGAAAACCAAATTACTGCAAACAATTAGGAGCTATATATGATGGACAAGAACATCTTGATTTCAGAGTAGctcatacaaaattataaatttaagactTAATGCTTCCAAAAGAATTTATTAATTGGAATATGTTGACATAATATAGATTCAAGACcttaaattatatgaatataaaaaaaatactttttattttaaaaatatatatttttgaattaaataaaatacgGATTAAATGGTGAGTCTCATAAATTCTTATGTTATAAAAACAATTGCAAAAGATCAatgtgatttaaaataaataaatttaaactttatacaataaatataaccTACTTGTTACATCAGAGATTTCATCAGAAAATGAGAATATCAATTGACgttgaaagaaaaagattaaGAAGGTATTTagactgaaaaaataaaataaagatagttCGAAATGCCACATACTTGTTCTTTTGTGCAACCAGTATACAAGAAAATTGCTTTGCGTACATCAGGGTAAAAATTATGTTAGGTGTTTATAATCTTTCAGacatattttatacttttcttatttctattttcaaaatgaattaagtaataatttacttttttataaaagcGAAGTTTAGAATATAGACAAAAGAAAAGGAGGTTGAGTAATAAGattaagttaattataattttatatggaGAATGGTCAAGCCTGAATTAtttaaggaaagaaaattttaacAAGTAACCAACCAGCTTAATGAGTAACGTGGCGTATCATGTTCGATCAACATGCAAATTCAAAAGGAAAACGATTCCTAAACAACCAAACCATGTTGGTGCAGACATCAATAGAAATgtaagaaggaaaaagaaaagataaataataaatatgattgaTGATAATATAACTGTCATTAGACATAATTATAGAATAACAAGTttagttttactacattatTATTTACGGGTTAATTAagaatcaatatatatatatatatatatgattatattattttcaatcaaaaaTCTTAATATATTATGAACTTATATcctattatttaaatttcttatatttacttaatgtaaaatttagatttacatattttaatttttaatactaattaactttaacaatgttattttaatatttttgaaattgataatgTACCATACAATCTCTCTTTATGTACCGTGTGGTTTTTTTTGGGACTGAGCACCATCCAAATCGACCATCTAGACCATTCATCCAGGCCGTCAATCTAGGTCGTCCACTCAGGTTATTCTTCCTCAAAGATGAACTGCTTTGTGCCAAGTTCCTCTAGATTGTGTCCATACCTAACAATACGGTCAGATTATTAGTGGTAATGACTCATTAAGCTTCTAATGCAGGTTAAGGTGTGATTGAGCCGTCATTAGGTCAGCCAAAGGTAAATGTCCATCacaactattataaataaaggtctcaagTATGACTTGAGGGGCATCATGCACATTATATGAATTACTTGTTATGCTAACCGATATGTTATATTACTGACTTGAACGATAGAGTATCTTTGACAAGTACTCACTCACACGACTTGGACAAGAATGAAAGAGAGTGAACAACATAACTCGTATGATGGAGGACCATTAGGAAGATCATCCAATCTTCAAGACAACTTGAAATGTTTTGAGTGAGTAAGGGACTTCAACCCCTACCCGAAACAATACCGTatgtaaaaacgaaaataaattttttaagataaatatttgttcttcaataaaattaataccTCTTAACCTTCAATTGAGAAAGTgaacaaaaataattgtaagtattaattttcgtttttttaaATCACGACTAAAACcagctaaaaataaaaaatagttataaagtGTTATACATTAAAGAGATAAACATGAAGCTAACTATGtttcaattttcaaacattTGTCTGTTTTGGTTGAAGAATTTTCATATGGGATGGATACACTTGTTGGAACTATGAGGGTAAGAAATATTAATGAAAGACCTAAAAGAACTAATGAATCAACGTTGAAGGGTCCATTAGTTTGCGATGACCAGTATGTGATCTTGGTGTTATGTATTAAATTTACAAAGACGATTTCACAAGAGTCATTTCTAGGATTATTATATTTCTAGGAGAATTTTTCAGCTCCTTAAAGAGCTCAGTATTCAAACCATTCAGTCGTTATTCTCCagctcctttttttctttttcttttccctgTCACTCGTTTTTCAATCGTTATAAGAGGATTTGGTAACTGTGTTTATCAGCAAAATAAactaatcaaattaaaacatattgTCTTACTAAGACAGCTAGAAAAGAGATGAACGGAGAAGATGGAGATGTGTTGATATGTGAAAGTATAATAATTATactgttttaaattaaattaaattgaattgaatcCACATATTTATCCCTTTGGGTTGGTTGGTACAATGCATTATTCCATTTATTATCCAATTTTGCtgttcatttttaattaaattaataaaactatgaGATGCGTGCTTTTATTGGTCAAGTTGTTGATGTCATATCATATTTTTCACAATATTGTATCACTTACTACATCAGCATCAGAATACAAATGCGAATCTAAATCTGCGAAAAATATTATGCAATTAAGATCCTCAAACTAAAGAATATCACTTCATAAACTCTATCTTTTCGGAAAAAAATAACTGTACGTGATGTGATGATGAAATTGtattgtatattaattattttagggGTAGAAGTTAAATCGACTAAGTTACCATTAAGTTATAATATTTGAACTGTTACACTTTTGGAAAAAAGTGTTATTGCActgattattaattataataacttttattctAACAGTAAGTGAAAACGTAAACAAAAAAAGAAGCAAATAGATCTTAAAATTAAAGCATAACTTTAAAACATGTGCTTCCGCCAAATTTTCAATAGTTATGAATTGAgtggtaaataataataaaaaataaacttaatatactaatgaaaaattatagtAAGAATCAAATAAAGATTTatcttgaaataaattttaataaataaaataataatagtaagtgaataatataattgtttatagATTAGTTGAAATCAGTCTTCCTTGCGAGATATTTttgtataagtttttttaactttatatttaatcAGTTTTAcatagggatgacaacgggtcgggtcgggtcgggcacggatagtgtCTACCCGCAACTCGacccgacaaaaaaaaaatcacccgctacccgcacggatacccgcttaaaaaatatccgcagatattttaaaacccgcggatatccgtggatatccgcggatacccgcaaatatttaaaaaatatatattttaataaattattaaaataatttaaatagaattacaaaaaatatataaaatataatataaattcaattaaatataaatataaattcaattttaattaaatttaatcttgtaaaatataaattaatgttaattttaataaaatttaacttaataaaatataaattaaatttttatttttattttttgcgggtagcgggtatcCACGGGTACAGATAGTATAATACCTgcacccgacccgtttataagcgggtattaaaatatccgctacccgcgggttgcgggtagtaaatatccgcagGTATTAACTATTCGTTGCGGATTTTATCTGCGGATATCTGCTGGTGcggatttttttgccatccctagtCTTACATAGGTGTAATTCGCTATATCAGAGGTGTAAAAGAATATAGCTTATTTGTTAGTTctgattcttttttttagttgttaaGTAACTTAATTATAATAACTTATTCATACACTATAAAAAAAACGAATAAAATGTGTTAGTATCTTAGttgataaatcaaaattatcaaaatttattaaataataaaaatttgttgataaaatatttattataaactaaatCAAAGAATAAAAGTTTGTCAATAGTTATCTGTATCATATGAAATATTATCCGAGCGGTTATTGAATAAGACCGATCGGTCTATCCGCCATTGGTCAACCTGGTCAAATGGTTTGGGTCGTAATTGGACCTACAGTGCTAATAAGCTACTTCAAATGGTAATCGGGCCAGCACTTAAGTTGTTAATGGACCAATAGTCCAgtggatgataaaataattaaagatatctggttaaagatatttgataaaccaaatccaaaatatttggttgaagatattgataaggCCGTTTTTGGGTAACCAACCGGATCTCTAGGTAAGTTGTTTTTATATGatctatgaaacacttataaatatattgacAGAGGCAAAAGCCATGTACGTTTTcacttacgcattattcacTCTCCTCTACTCTCAAATATTCAAAAGTGCCAACCATTCACTGAATATTTCATTAAGAGTAAAAGCTCTTCAACCACACGCCTAATTTAAGCGTCGGAGTGCCCTTTGCAGGTACATCCCCccgtcaagaaggagaccgatcggttcATGCCACTACCGATCGGGTAATAGCAGGAGGTTGAAGGTGACCGAGCGGTCTAGGCTGAAGAAAGGCAGACGATCCAGGCGTTCGAAAGCAGGAAAGGAAAGACAGGTCAGAAGGTTAGTCTCTCGATCCCGAAAATATTTGCAGAAACATTATCCTATATGTAAGTAATTAAATGTTGATAATCactaatgtattttaattatatatgtctCTGGCTCttacttttccttcttttcttctttctcatttttcttttacctcCTTTATTGTCGTCACTTTCACCACTACAACTATCATCTCCTCTTCCTCCCTtattctctttctccttttttttatttctcttctttttctcataTATTTTCAACTAATCTATCACAAATATTTTGTTCGATATGGTGAGAACAATTGCATCCACTTGACCAACAAATTAACTAACacaattatcaatgaattttgagttaaatatgtttttagttcctgaACTTTGATGTAAAGTTAAAATTCATCCTTATCTGAAATGTTGATACATTTTGAtcctcaaactttaaaaatgaatggaaatAGCCATTTGAACccaattacattatatttttttgatgtGTAAAACGGTTTCTCATCTGGCATTAAAGTGATAACatgtcaaaattttaaacaacttaACTGCTAGCATAAAAGTGATATAACTATTAATTTCCATCCATGTAATGAGAACATCTATCCAATTCTATACCTTTTAACCCTTGAAGAACATCATTTTTTAACTAAACAATTCAATTCTTTTTCACTGATATGATTGAGTCTTCGGTGTCACAAAGATGTGTCAATGTCCATGACATAACatgtcaaaattttaaacaacttaACTGCTAGCATAAAAGTGATATAACTATTAATTTCCATCCATGTAATGAGAACATCTATCCAATTCTATACCTTTTAACCCTTGAAGAACATCGTTTTTTAACTAAACAATTCAATTCTTTTTCACTGATATGATTGAGTCTTCGGTGTCACAAAGATGTGTCAATGTCCATGACATTCACAATGTATTTAGCAACTAAAGATTTTGTCCAATATAGTTTAGCTAATTTTTCTCCTCTAGCCACAACCAAGTTACCTTTGTTAAGTTTTCACTTTCCATAACCAAAGTGATTATCATAACCACCATCATTAAGGATATGTATAGAGGTTAAGTTAAAACGAACATCAAGAGTATGTTTAACTCCTCTAAGCAAGAACTGCATTCTTATACGTTGGTTTGCAAGCAATCACCAACACCAATCACCTTAGACACACTATCATTACCTATCTTTAACACTCCAAAATCACCATAAGTGTAAGATGTGAAAAACTTTTTCCTCAGTGGAATTTATAGTGTAGCACCATTATCAATAATTCACATGCTCtcatcaaatataatattaattgacTCATAATCATGAAGAAGAATAAAATCACGACTTGTAGTAGTGACACAATCATCTTCATGATCATTCTCTTTCTGCTTGAACTTCTTGTCTTTGTTgtcctttttcttatttctcaCCTCAATTTCCGTAATAAGTATCTCATACTAAGATTAAGAACCATGTGTTTTCCTTCTCATATCTTCATTAAGAGCACTACTCTTTGtcatttgaaaagaaataatgtCATTTAGAGCTAAGTTTGTAATTGAGACCCTAAATATCCCCCAAGTCTCTAGTAGAGTATTCAATAATCATAGTCACAAAACTTCGTCAACAAAGTTTATACTCATTCCTCAAATTTAATCTAGGAGCCTTTGgaatttgtttaaatatattcttttatagtATCTAAtgaactaaatatattttaataatttgaaacacATAAGGAATAAAAAGTGATGTAGtaaatataattgtaaataaGATAACATTTATTATACCGGTTGTAGTTATAACAGGTATAGAAAGTTGACATATcgtcatttttataataaataagaaaattttctcaTAACTGATATAGAAAGTGAACGCGATGACATTTTGGTAATAAATAGGAAAATTTTTctataatagttttaattataactGGTATAGAAAGTTGATgtgatgacatttttgtaataaataaaaaaaaactttctatGTTGGTTCTAAttataaccaatataaaaagtatttcttatttttttatttataaacacaAACCCATGAGTCAATCCACTAGATTTGTGATTTCTGTCTGGTGGAGTTAGCGCGAACTAAGGTTTATCTCTGTTGTGGTTTGCGAGAATGGTGGTGTACAAGAAGAAGACATGACACTGCTCAAGGGTGTGATTTGGAAGTCTGTGTTAGGTTGATCGCAAATCTACAAGTGTTGATTTGCAATTTGGGTTCTTGAGGTAGTCTCACAATATGTTTCTGGTTTTGATTTGGGGATTTAGTGAAGGAGTCACAATGGTTGATGGTGGCTTGCACGATGAAGTTCTAcaagtgttaatttttttttatactttttaaaaagaaaaaaatattaaatgaatataaattatttgtgtGGGTCATGTGTCATTATTTCTCATGTTTTTTATAAATCGTGGGTACGTGTGTTATCACTGCCTCCAAATTTGGTCTTTTCAAGTCTTACGTTTCAAGAAACATGGGGTGACACCAACTTGTGACCATATATATAAACGCCATAGTTTCTGGCTTGTCGTAGCAACACACGGGTTGCAATCTACACAGACTCTTCAAACTACTACTTTCCTTGTTTCCTTCCCAATCATAATCAGCACAGCACAATACCAGATCAAATTTTGTAACCAAAATCCGACACCATGGATTTACTTATGCAACTGAAAACCGTAATCGAACCGTTCGGTACGACGGTCTTGTTCATAATTCCGGTGACGTTGGTGCTGTGGGGTTTACTGTCTCGAATTCGCAGAAAAACGGCGCCGTATCCCCCGGGGCCTAAAGGCCTTCCCATCATAGGCAACATGAACATGATGGACCAGCTCACACACAAAGGCCTGGCCAAACTCGCCAAGCAATACGGCGGCGTTTTTCACCTCCGCATAGGGTTCCTCCCCATGGTTGCCATTTCAAACGCGGAAGCGGCACGTGAAGTGCTCCAAGTCCAAGACAACATATTCTCCAACCGCCCCGCCACCATAGCCATCAGGTACCTAACCTACGACCGCGCCGACATGGCTTTCGCTCACTACGGTCCCTTCTGGCGCCAGATGCGCAAAATCTGCGTCATCAAACTCTTCAGCCGCAAGCGCGCCGAGTCCTGGAACTCCGTCAGAGACGAAGTCGACACCATCGTCCGCACCGTTGCGGCGAATGTGGGTAACCCCGTTAACGTTGGGGAACTGGTGTTCAACCTCACAAAAAATATCATCTACCGCGCCGCTTTCGGGTCCAGCTCCCGACAGGGACAAGACAAGTTCATTTCAATTCTTCAGGAGTTTTCCAAGTTGTTTGGGGCCTTCAATATTGCGGACTTTGTGCCTTGTCTCGGGTGGGTTGATCCTCAGGGCCTGAACTTGAGACTCGTCCAGGCACGCGCCGCCTTGGATAGCTTCATTGATAACATCATTGAGGAGCACGTGGAGAAGAAGAGGAGCGGCAAGTGTTGTGAGGAAGAAAGTGACATGGTTGACGAGTTGCTGAATTTTTACAGCCGACACCCCAATTTCAGTAATCAATCAAACGACTTGCAGAACTCCATCACACTCACCAAAGACAACATCAAAGCCATCATCATGGTACTACCCTCATgctatatatttcttttgattttctttctgtatattaactattattatttggAAAACAGCATTTCAGCGGTAGGTTTATAGCGAGGGATTCATCCGTTTAAATTGAAGTTATTACAGATAGATACtatgttttaaacttttttctAAGATTTCATTTTCAcggatgaaaaaaattattttcaaatggAGGGGGTATtg contains:
- the LOC108333665 gene encoding cytochrome P450 84A1, which encodes MDLLMQLKTVIEPFGTTVLFIIPVTLVLWGLLSRIRRKTAPYPPGPKGLPIIGNMNMMDQLTHKGLAKLAKQYGGVFHLRIGFLPMVAISNAEAAREVLQVQDNIFSNRPATIAIRYLTYDRADMAFAHYGPFWRQMRKICVIKLFSRKRAESWNSVRDEVDTIVRTVAANVGNPVNVGELVFNLTKNIIYRAAFGSSSRQGQDKFISILQEFSKLFGAFNIADFVPCLGWVDPQGLNLRLVQARAALDSFIDNIIEEHVEKKRSGKCCEEESDMVDELLNFYSRHPNFSNQSNDLQNSITLTKDNIKAIIMDVMFGGTETVASGIEWAMAELMRSPEDLRRVQQELADVVGLDRRMEESDLEKLIFLKCAVKEVLRMHPPIPLLLHETAEEAVACGYHVPKGSRVMINAWAIGRDGESWEEPEAFKPSRFLNPNAPDFKGSNFEFIPFGSGRRSCPGMQLGLYALEMAVAHLLHCFTWELPDGMKPSELDMSDVFGLTAPMASRLVAIPSKRVLCHL